Proteins co-encoded in one Pseudorhizobium banfieldiae genomic window:
- a CDS encoding head-tail connector protein, giving the protein MTYAQTTPPIAEPLTLAEVRAHLRLDDAQEDALLSSLIATAREHLERETGLCLMAQAWRLYLDDWPADGIIRIAKSPVQAIQSITVFDADGAPLQVPLEDHLLDGAGRPARLWLRHPPIPGQAMNGIEIEFFAGFGEAGTDVPDTLKRAMLIHVGHMFAFRGVISPDQQPAGIPAGYERLIAPFRMRRL; this is encoded by the coding sequence ATGACCTATGCCCAGACCACTCCGCCGATCGCGGAGCCGCTGACGCTTGCCGAAGTGAGGGCGCATCTGCGTCTTGATGATGCGCAGGAGGATGCGCTGCTCTCCTCGCTCATTGCCACGGCGCGCGAGCACCTGGAGCGCGAGACCGGGCTCTGCCTGATGGCGCAGGCCTGGCGGCTCTATCTCGACGACTGGCCGGCGGACGGCATCATCCGCATCGCGAAATCGCCGGTGCAAGCGATTCAGAGTATTACTGTTTTCGATGCGGACGGCGCGCCGCTTCAAGTTCCGCTTGAAGATCATCTTCTCGACGGGGCGGGGCGGCCGGCGCGGCTCTGGCTGCGCCATCCGCCTATCCCCGGACAGGCGATGAACGGTATCGAGATCGAGTTTTTCGCCGGCTTCGGCGAGGCGGGAACCGACGTGCCAGACACGCTGAAGCGGGCGATGCTGATCCATGTCGGCCACATGTTCGCCTTCCGCGGGGTGATCTCGCCCGACCAGCAGCCGGCCGGCATTCCCGCCGGCTACGAGCGGCTGATCGCGCCGTTCCGGATGCGGAGGCTCTGA
- a CDS encoding phage head closure protein: MTQIFDPGRMTTRLVLEAPVEMPDGQGGAAVTWEAVRSLWARVEPVRVSERQEAGAESATNSHRIWIWFREDVVAGQRFRKGARLFAVKLVRDPDETQRFLVCHCEEAAA, from the coding sequence ATGACCCAAATCTTCGATCCGGGACGAATGACCACGCGACTGGTGCTCGAGGCGCCGGTGGAGATGCCCGACGGGCAGGGTGGTGCGGCGGTGACCTGGGAAGCCGTGCGTTCGCTCTGGGCGCGGGTGGAGCCCGTGCGGGTTTCGGAGCGGCAGGAGGCGGGGGCGGAAAGCGCCACCAACAGCCACCGCATCTGGATCTGGTTCCGGGAGGACGTCGTGGCGGGACAGAGGTTCCGGAAGGGTGCGCGGCTGTTCGCCGTCAAGCTGGTGCGCGATCCGGACGAGACGCAGCGCTTTCTCGTCTGCCATTGCGAAGAGGCGGCAGCATGA
- a CDS encoding DUF3168 domain-containing protein → MSAANALLVAIHALVAADAELVAVIGTDGIRDRLLPRPVLPALVMGEMETRDYSTATEAGEEHRLVLEVWSEAAGRREAEEIAERVRVLLQDAALPLAGQVLVSLAHERTRTRRQANAKLFVAELRFRAVTEPLEPVSP, encoded by the coding sequence ATGAGTGCGGCAAATGCATTGCTGGTGGCGATCCATGCGCTGGTTGCCGCCGATGCCGAGCTTGTGGCGGTGATCGGAACGGATGGCATCCGGGACCGGCTGCTGCCGCGCCCGGTGCTGCCTGCACTCGTCATGGGCGAGATGGAGACGCGCGACTATTCCACCGCCACCGAGGCCGGCGAGGAGCATCGGCTGGTGCTGGAGGTCTGGTCTGAGGCGGCCGGACGGCGAGAGGCCGAGGAGATTGCCGAACGGGTGCGGGTGCTGCTGCAGGATGCGGCGCTCCCCCTGGCCGGCCAAGTGCTGGTGAGCCTGGCTCATGAGCGGACACGCACGCGCCGGCAGGCGAATGCGAAGCTGTTTGTGGCCGAGCTGCGGTTCAGGGCAGTGACGGAGCCGCTGGAGCCGGTTTCTCCATAG
- a CDS encoding phage major tail protein, TP901-1 family, which translates to MVAQKGKDLLLKISDGGSYVTVAGLRSRRLAFNAETVDVTDAESAGCWRELLGGAGVQRASLTGAGLFKDQASDTLVRQAFFAGSILSWQVLIPDFGTVTGPFQITALEYSGEHNGELRFELALESAGQLSFGAL; encoded by the coding sequence ATGGTGGCGCAGAAGGGCAAGGACCTGCTCTTGAAGATCAGCGATGGCGGCAGCTATGTGACGGTGGCCGGCTTGAGGTCGCGGCGGCTGGCGTTCAATGCCGAGACAGTGGATGTGACGGATGCCGAAAGCGCCGGGTGCTGGCGCGAACTTCTGGGTGGCGCCGGCGTGCAGCGGGCCTCGCTGACGGGGGCGGGCCTGTTCAAGGACCAGGCGAGCGATACGCTGGTGCGTCAGGCCTTCTTTGCCGGCTCGATCCTCTCCTGGCAGGTGCTGATCCCGGATTTCGGCACGGTGACCGGGCCGTTTCAGATCACGGCGCTGGAATATTCCGGCGAGCACAATGGCGAGCTGCGCTTCGAACTGGCGCTGGAATCGGCCGGCCAGTTAAGTTTTGGGGCGCTCTGA
- a CDS encoding gene transfer agent family protein: protein MGAGARANRRRGEVEAVIDGERRVLCLTLGSLAELETAFGAGDLGGLAERFSSGRMKAVDMVRILGAGLRGAGNLYSDDEVAAMSVEGGIAGCARIVGELLVATFGSSQEAASPDPLAPQPAGGMPNRFPGKR, encoded by the coding sequence ATGGGTGCGGGGGCAAGGGCGAACCGCAGGCGCGGCGAGGTGGAGGCGGTGATCGACGGCGAGCGGCGCGTGCTCTGCCTGACGCTCGGAAGCCTGGCGGAACTGGAAACGGCCTTCGGCGCGGGCGATCTCGGCGGACTTGCCGAACGCTTCTCCTCGGGCCGGATGAAGGCGGTCGACATGGTCCGCATCCTGGGCGCCGGGCTCAGGGGCGCCGGCAACCTTTATTCCGATGACGAGGTGGCGGCGATGAGCGTGGAAGGCGGCATTGCCGGCTGCGCAAGGATCGTCGGCGAACTGCTGGTCGCGACTTTCGGGTCATCGCAGGAGGCGGCCTCGCCGGACCCTTTAGCGCCGCAGCCGGCGGGCGGGATGCCGAACCGTTTCCCTGGGAAGCGGTGA
- a CDS encoding rcc01693 family protein, with the protein MHAGFCLLRLSPDIFWRLTPVEFFAMTGGLRPRRPEMARDGLEGLMRQFPDGAACGRGG; encoded by the coding sequence ATGCATGCCGGGTTCTGCCTGCTGCGGCTTTCTCCCGACATATTCTGGCGCCTGACGCCGGTTGAGTTTTTTGCGATGACCGGTGGGCTGCGGCCGAGGCGGCCGGAGATGGCACGGGACGGGCTGGAGGGGTTGATGAGGCAGTTTCCGGATGGAGCGGCGTGTGGGCGAGGAGGGTGA
- a CDS encoding S8 family peptidase codes for MTINPARAEQIRTSAEFRAADANCTYVGCASSGAPATSQSSAFELHNLHTALSSGISGAGQLVAVVDSGFRTTHQEFGGKTIYRYGTLPSSDHGTHVASLIAGAQDDRGMHGVAPSAGLHLTAINPAGGTNLNLDNVIGGTLDAASRGAVAQNNSWGFELAASDFASHLQANPGRTVAQGLNALIGNYGAAKWQTYLDALDGFQREGVIVWALSNNEALASGDVMAALPHFDQRLQEAWVAAANGYFEVNAAGEITKAVRLSAPCGLAASFCMAGDGTTSAASATSDTSYSAGTGTSYVAPQIAGTVALLAEAFPDLTPEEWTKRLLASADNSWFSKLGVPVSGTSDFGNGVSHAFSQEWGHGVLDVAAALSPIGNVSYLSGDHVLTSDRTSLNEMTVAPSQSFGNGIERALAGTQVAVFDALNRSYNVEGSQLVQAPSPPMLPDLMQWVAVPPSHALPKPGLLLPNDAYGATAGLSVSADATGIFETSPAPAWHSQSSVLSLVGENVAAISSRELGPFAVTAVGFAGEGTHEEELGSVAGGGINVAIGEATRVSFGASYLDDQESLLGMEPSTAFAWGTGSKVATFHAGLDHQLAPHLGLFGRFEYGTARASGGTAGLIGSISDVDFSAFQVGMRIGNLVKEQDSLSFSVAQPLRIESGSMKLNIPTGRNAAGEIQQRQMAAEVEPTGRELDFGMDYNVPVGEGHLRVGLQYRVDAGHVPNASAAGIAVGYRKTF; via the coding sequence GTGACCATCAATCCGGCGCGGGCGGAGCAAATTCGGACGTCCGCCGAGTTTCGCGCGGCTGACGCCAACTGCACTTATGTCGGTTGCGCATCCTCCGGTGCGCCCGCGACGAGCCAGTCCAGCGCGTTTGAACTGCACAACCTGCACACGGCCTTGTCCTCGGGCATCAGCGGCGCAGGCCAGCTTGTTGCCGTCGTCGACAGCGGCTTTCGCACGACGCATCAGGAGTTTGGGGGCAAGACGATCTATCGGTACGGCACGCTGCCGAGCAGCGATCACGGCACGCATGTGGCTTCGCTGATTGCAGGCGCTCAGGATGACAGGGGAATGCACGGAGTGGCCCCTTCTGCCGGCTTGCATCTGACCGCCATCAATCCGGCAGGCGGCACCAATCTCAATCTGGACAATGTCATTGGTGGCACGCTTGACGCTGCCTCGCGCGGTGCTGTTGCGCAGAACAATTCGTGGGGGTTCGAGCTGGCTGCCTCCGATTTCGCATCTCACCTTCAGGCCAATCCCGGCCGGACCGTGGCACAAGGCCTGAATGCGCTGATCGGCAATTATGGTGCGGCGAAGTGGCAAACCTATCTTGATGCGCTGGATGGTTTCCAGCGTGAAGGCGTCATCGTATGGGCGCTCTCGAACAACGAGGCCTTGGCGTCCGGCGACGTGATGGCGGCCCTCCCGCATTTTGACCAGCGCTTGCAGGAGGCCTGGGTCGCGGCCGCCAATGGCTATTTCGAAGTGAACGCGGCAGGAGAGATCACGAAGGCTGTCCGCCTGTCGGCTCCCTGTGGATTGGCTGCAAGCTTCTGCATGGCGGGAGATGGAACAACGAGTGCAGCGAGCGCGACTTCCGATACCTCCTATTCTGCTGGCACAGGCACATCCTACGTCGCACCGCAGATCGCCGGGACGGTTGCGCTGCTGGCGGAGGCCTTCCCGGACCTGACGCCGGAGGAGTGGACGAAGAGACTTCTTGCGAGCGCAGACAATAGCTGGTTCAGCAAGCTAGGCGTTCCGGTCAGTGGCACCAGCGACTTCGGCAACGGCGTTTCCCATGCCTTCTCCCAGGAATGGGGGCATGGGGTTCTGGACGTCGCAGCGGCACTCAGCCCGATCGGCAACGTATCGTATCTCTCTGGAGATCACGTTCTGACCAGCGATCGGACGAGCCTCAACGAGATGACGGTTGCTCCTTCGCAAAGCTTTGGCAATGGGATCGAAAGAGCCCTGGCTGGGACTCAGGTCGCGGTCTTCGATGCCTTGAACCGCAGCTACAACGTCGAAGGTTCACAACTCGTCCAAGCGCCGAGCCCCCCAATGCTTCCCGACCTGATGCAGTGGGTTGCCGTTCCCCCTTCGCATGCGCTGCCCAAGCCGGGCCTGCTCCTACCGAACGACGCTTACGGCGCAACGGCGGGCCTTTCAGTTTCGGCCGATGCAACAGGCATCTTCGAGACCAGTCCCGCACCCGCGTGGCACAGTCAGAGCTCTGTTCTCTCGCTTGTGGGTGAAAATGTTGCAGCCATCTCCAGTCGCGAACTTGGGCCTTTCGCAGTCACGGCGGTTGGTTTTGCAGGGGAAGGCACGCACGAGGAGGAGCTGGGATCTGTTGCAGGCGGCGGTATCAACGTCGCAATCGGCGAAGCGACCCGCGTCAGTTTCGGAGCCAGCTATCTGGATGATCAGGAAAGCCTTCTCGGGATGGAGCCAAGCACGGCGTTCGCTTGGGGCACCGGGAGTAAGGTTGCCACATTCCACGCCGGTCTCGATCATCAACTGGCGCCGCACCTGGGGCTGTTTGGCCGGTTCGAATACGGGACGGCGAGAGCTTCTGGCGGAACCGCAGGTTTGATCGGATCGATCAGCGACGTCGATTTTTCGGCGTTTCAGGTCGGAATGCGCATCGGCAACCTGGTAAAGGAGCAGGATTCACTTTCTTTCTCCGTTGCTCAACCCTTGCGCATCGAAAGCGGCTCGATGAAGCTGAATATCCCGACCGGCCGTAATGCTGCCGGAGAGATCCAGCAGCGCCAGATGGCGGCGGAGGTCGAACCGACCGGCCGCGAGCTGGATTTCGGTATGGACTATAATGTCCCAGTTGGTGAGGGGCATCTGCGAGTGGGGCTACAGTATCGCGTCGATGCTGGCCATGTGCCGAATGCTTCGGCCGCGGGCATAGCGGTTGGATACCGAAAGACGTTCTAG
- a CDS encoding cupin domain-containing protein, translating into MKVLRFEPADAIFERSPGQDADIFAANLADQRQGGPVTVGYGKYGPDQVMETNIVVDDVMVVLEGRVSVEANGETLTAGSGEIIYMPKGNAVVIRSHAEGALTAYVTYPHWSEAE; encoded by the coding sequence ATGAAAGTCCTCAGATTTGAACCGGCTGATGCCATATTCGAACGCTCGCCCGGGCAGGACGCCGACATCTTTGCCGCGAACCTGGCGGATCAGCGGCAGGGGGGACCGGTCACGGTCGGGTATGGAAAGTATGGCCCCGACCAGGTCATGGAGACCAATATCGTCGTCGACGACGTCATGGTGGTCCTGGAGGGAAGGGTTTCGGTCGAAGCCAATGGCGAGACCCTGACCGCGGGTTCCGGCGAGATCATCTACATGCCAAAGGGCAACGCGGTCGTCATCCGCTCCCACGCAGAAGGCGCGCTTACCGCCTATGTGACGTATCCTCACTGGTCCGAAGCGGAATAG
- a CDS encoding TetR/AcrR family transcriptional regulator has product MAAKRPDTSTRAERLSYEDRHRQLLQLARGMVGEEGTDELTLARLAERAGVSKPVAYDHFRRRIDLLLELYRWIDIEKIDAFRERMAGSKIGTRETVQELARAYIDCASDVTGEFQAVGAALGGTPEKASVFADLLENSVRMFIAVLRPHVALAPSELERRCRAFVAAGECLAADVVIGRSSSADATATFAAVIAGGTGLERFTPSDCTGTQKGKI; this is encoded by the coding sequence ATGGCTGCGAAGAGACCCGACACATCGACCCGAGCCGAGCGTCTTTCCTACGAGGACCGGCATCGACAACTCCTCCAGCTCGCACGAGGCATGGTCGGCGAAGAGGGAACAGACGAGCTCACCCTTGCGCGCCTCGCCGAGCGAGCAGGTGTCTCGAAGCCTGTCGCCTATGATCATTTCCGCAGGCGGATCGATCTCCTGCTTGAACTCTATCGCTGGATCGACATCGAGAAAATCGATGCCTTTCGCGAACGCATGGCGGGCAGCAAGATTGGCACTCGGGAAACGGTCCAGGAACTGGCACGGGCCTATATCGATTGCGCGAGCGACGTCACCGGCGAGTTTCAAGCGGTCGGCGCGGCCCTCGGCGGAACGCCGGAAAAAGCCTCGGTCTTCGCCGATCTGCTTGAGAACAGCGTTCGGATGTTCATCGCCGTCCTCCGTCCGCATGTCGCTCTCGCTCCTTCCGAACTCGAAAGGCGTTGCCGAGCCTTCGTTGCTGCTGGGGAATGTCTGGCGGCGGATGTCGTCATTGGCAGGAGCTCGTCCGCCGACGCCACCGCCACGTTCGCCGCCGTTATCGCAGGCGGCACCGGTCTCGAACGATTTACCCCATCCGACTGCACCGGAACTCAGAAAGGAAAGATATGA
- a CDS encoding phage tail tape measure protein, which yields MEDDDISLAGTLGEAEELSRVMADLEARSQRFGAALTGALRSATVGGKGLEDVLRGLGNRLTDIALSAALKPLEGALGNAIGGFMGSVVPFADGGVVRSPSFFPMGGDLGLMGEAGPEAILPLRRGPDGVLGVAAGGGGAATQIVFNVTATDAASFRKSEGQLAAMLARSVGRGQRGL from the coding sequence ATGGAAGACGATGACATTTCGCTTGCCGGTACCCTCGGCGAGGCGGAGGAACTTTCGCGTGTGATGGCGGATCTGGAGGCGCGGTCGCAGCGGTTCGGGGCGGCGCTGACGGGGGCTTTGCGCTCTGCGACGGTCGGCGGCAAGGGGCTGGAGGATGTGCTGCGGGGGCTCGGCAACCGGCTGACGGATATTGCGCTCTCGGCGGCGCTGAAGCCGCTCGAAGGGGCGCTCGGCAATGCGATCGGCGGCTTCATGGGATCGGTTGTGCCGTTCGCGGATGGCGGCGTGGTGCGCAGCCCCAGCTTCTTTCCGATGGGGGGCGATCTCGGCCTGATGGGCGAGGCGGGGCCGGAGGCGATCCTGCCGCTGAGGCGCGGACCGGATGGCGTCCTGGGCGTCGCGGCGGGCGGTGGCGGGGCGGCGACGCAGATCGTCTTCAACGTGACCGCGACGGATGCCGCGAGCTTCCGCAAGAGCGAGGGGCAGCTCGCCGCCATGCTGGCAAGAAGCGTCGGGCGCGGGCAGCGCGGGCTGTAG
- a CDS encoding DUF2460 domain-containing protein: MTGFHEVQFPLRLALGTSGGPVRRTDIVNLSNGRENRNARWRDSRRSYDAGSGIKSVADLYAVLEFFEARRGRLHGFRFRDPLDWKSCAPGAVVSAGDQQIGTGDGTTASFPLVKTYGDGGTGWVRRIAKPVAGTVQVSVDGVAVAPANYSVDAVAGMVTFVPGQIPATGSVVRAGFEFDVPVRFDTDRIEVDLSHFDAGRIPTIPLTEILP; encoded by the coding sequence ATGACGGGATTTCACGAGGTGCAGTTTCCGCTGCGGCTGGCGCTCGGTACGAGCGGCGGCCCGGTGCGGCGGACCGATATCGTCAACCTGTCCAACGGGCGGGAGAACCGCAATGCCCGCTGGCGGGATTCGCGTCGCAGCTATGATGCGGGGTCGGGCATCAAGTCTGTTGCCGATCTCTATGCGGTGCTCGAATTCTTCGAGGCGCGCCGCGGACGGCTGCACGGCTTTCGCTTCCGCGACCCGCTGGACTGGAAATCCTGCGCGCCGGGTGCGGTGGTCTCCGCCGGCGACCAGCAGATCGGCACCGGCGACGGGACAACGGCGAGTTTTCCGCTGGTGAAGACCTACGGCGACGGGGGCACAGGCTGGGTGCGGCGGATCGCCAAGCCGGTGGCGGGGACGGTGCAGGTCTCGGTCGATGGCGTCGCGGTGGCGCCGGCGAACTATTCGGTGGATGCCGTGGCGGGCATGGTTACCTTCGTGCCAGGACAGATACCGGCGACGGGTTCGGTGGTGCGGGCGGGGTTCGAGTTCGACGTGCCGGTCCGCTTCGACACCGACCGGATCGAGGTCGATCTCAGTCATTTCGATGCCGGGCGCATTCCGACCATTCCGCTGACGGAGATCCTGCCATGA